A window of Oxobacter pfennigii contains these coding sequences:
- a CDS encoding RrF2 family transcriptional regulator, with protein MRISVKGRYAIIALINMAQLYNNGEYITIISISERLGISKIYLEQVFSLLKRGGLVNSVKGAQGGYQLSRVPQEITVYDILTAVELTLFERTEETVSPGFPEIETALRRSVFDPLDDAVKTALQGITLYDLADEIEKYRTDQGYMFFI; from the coding sequence ATGAGGATATCTGTAAAGGGACGTTATGCGATTATCGCTTTGATAAACATGGCTCAATTATATAACAACGGTGAATATATTACGATAATTAGTATTTCAGAAAGGTTAGGGATATCCAAAATATATTTGGAACAGGTTTTCTCACTGCTGAAAAGAGGAGGCTTGGTCAATTCTGTAAAAGGAGCCCAGGGAGGGTATCAGCTTTCCCGGGTGCCTCAGGAAATAACTGTTTATGATATTCTGACAGCAGTGGAACTTACTCTTTTTGAAAGAACGGAAGAGACTGTTTCGCCTGGATTTCCTGAAATTGAAACAGCTTTACGGCGATCAGTTTTCGATCCTCTGGATGATGCGGTTAAAACTGCATTGCAAGGAATAACTTTGTATGATTTAGCAGATGAGATAGAAAAATATAGAACAGATCAAGGATATATGTTTTTCATTTAG
- the nifH gene encoding nitrogenase iron protein: protein MSKKITQIAIYGKGGIGKSTTTSNLSAALSKMGYKVMQFGCDPKSDSTNTLRGGTYIPTVLDTLREKSTVNAHDVIHEGFNGVYCVEAGGPAPGVGCAGRGIITAVELFKQQRIFEELDLDFVIYDVLGDVVCGGFAVPIREGIAEHVFTVSSADFMAIYAANNLFKGIKKYSNSGGALLGGVIANSINAPYAREIVDDFITQTKTQVVEYIPRSVTVTQCELQGKTTIEAAPGSEQAKVYLSLANKIANHTDSKSPEPLGVQELRDWASKWADYLLALETGVIRPELSSNI, encoded by the coding sequence ATGTCAAAAAAAATTACTCAGATTGCAATCTACGGTAAAGGCGGTATAGGTAAATCCACCACTACTTCAAATTTGTCAGCTGCCCTTTCTAAAATGGGATATAAAGTAATGCAATTCGGATGCGACCCTAAAAGCGATTCTACCAATACCTTAAGGGGCGGCACTTATATACCCACAGTACTTGATACCTTAAGAGAAAAAAGTACGGTAAATGCCCATGACGTAATACATGAGGGCTTTAACGGTGTTTATTGTGTTGAAGCCGGCGGTCCTGCTCCCGGTGTAGGATGCGCAGGACGGGGTATTATAACTGCAGTGGAACTTTTTAAACAGCAGCGTATATTTGAAGAGCTGGATCTTGATTTTGTCATATATGATGTATTGGGAGACGTCGTATGCGGAGGATTTGCCGTACCAATACGGGAAGGAATAGCCGAGCATGTATTTACCGTTTCATCTGCTGATTTTATGGCTATTTATGCTGCAAACAACCTTTTCAAAGGTATAAAAAAATATTCCAATTCAGGCGGTGCACTGCTTGGCGGTGTTATTGCAAATTCCATTAACGCTCCTTATGCAAGGGAAATAGTCGATGATTTTATCACCCAGACTAAAACCCAGGTTGTGGAATATATACCCCGTTCAGTCACGGTTACTCAATGTGAGCTTCAGGGGAAAACCACCATTGAAGCAGCACCGGGTTCAGAACAGGCTAAGGTTTATTTAAGCCTTGCAAATAAAATCGCAAACCACACAGATTCAAAATCACCGGAACCTTTAGGAGTACAGGAACTGAGGGATTGGGCTTCAAAATGGGCGGATTATCTTTTAGCTCTGGAAACAGGAGTTATAAGACCCGAGCTTTCAAGCAATATATAA
- a CDS encoding NifB/NifX family molybdenum-iron cluster-binding protein, protein MGGKWRVAVASTDGKVINEHFGRAKDFFIIDIKSDGSREYIERRIVTPLCANGEHKNEELSYVINALSDCTAVLVARVGMGVKRALEINKISVFEQPDYIENALTKLTNYFIKTNHSYMEEK, encoded by the coding sequence ATGGGCGGAAAATGGCGTGTGGCAGTTGCCAGTACAGACGGAAAAGTGATAAATGAACATTTTGGACGGGCAAAGGATTTTTTTATCATCGATATCAAATCCGATGGCTCCAGAGAGTATATAGAAAGACGTATTGTTACACCTCTTTGCGCAAATGGGGAACATAAGAATGAAGAACTTTCATATGTTATAAATGCGCTTTCAGACTGTACGGCAGTGCTGGTTGCAAGGGTCGGAATGGGCGTGAAAAGAGCCCTGGAAATAAACAAAATATCAGTTTTCGAGCAGCCTGATTATATTGAAAATGCTTTAACAAAACTAACAAATTACTTTATCAAAACAAATCATTCTTATATGGAGGAAAAATGA